The Aythya fuligula isolate bAytFul2 chromosome 2, bAytFul2.pri, whole genome shotgun sequence genome contains a region encoding:
- the OTULINL gene encoding inactive ubiquitin thioesterase OTULINL isoform X3 — MWQKVKIQLMLSMSFLVAVFWYCRRLYSFLAQLLKRWSDYLQRKLIKNHSVLAEVDLLGYSAREWKGETKQAKHMREAYNELFWNYHIKYLRQVKKDNYCVLRAVLFQILSQGIPFPSWMRERDILKLPEKLLYSQGCNWIQQYSFGPERYTGPNAFGKLRKCMETLKTNWIEISGTKDHEERGNLCNALFSDESKEHRLYEAIKFIMLYEVVEAYEQIKNREEPIPHLFSLLLARDTSSDPLSFMMNHLNSIGDSGCLDQVEIFLLGYLLEVKIRVYRLHRFNTEEFQVNYPDEYRREWNEISLLTEDDRYYHIPVIRT, encoded by the exons ATGTGgcaaaaagtgaaaatacagcTGATGCTAAGCATGTCTTTCCTCGTTGCTGTTTTTTGGTATTGCAGAAGGCTGTACAGCTTTTTAGCACAGCTCTTGAAACG GTGGAGCGACTACCTTCAAAGAAAACTCATAA AGAATCACAGTGTGTTGGCAGAAGTCGATCTACTTGGCTATAGCGCAAGAGAATGGAAAGGAGAAACCAAGCAGGCCAAACATATGAGGGAG GCATATAATGAATTGTTTTGGAACTATCATATCAAGTATCTGCGACAGGTCAAGAAGGACAACTATTGCGTGCTAAGAGCAGTACTTTTTCAAATACTCAGCCAAGGCATTCCTTTTCCATCATGGATGAGGGAGAGAGATATCTTAAAG ctcccTGAAAAGCTTTTGTATTCTCAAGGTTGCAACTGGATTCAGCAGTACAGTTTTGGTCCAGAAAGATATACAGGTCCCAATGCTTTTGGAAAATTACGCAAGTGCATGGAAACATTAAAGACAAAC TGGATTGAAATAAGTGGTACTAAAGATCACGAAGAAAGAGGAAACCTGTGTAACGCACTCTTTTCTGATGAGAGCAAGGAGCACAGACTATATGAGGCCATAAAATTCATCATGCTTTATGAAGTTGTTGAAGCCTATGAGCAGATAAAGAACAGGGAAGAACCCATACCCCATCTTTTTAGCCTCCTCCTTGCTCGGGATACTTCGTCTGACCCTTTGAGTTTCATGATGAATCATCTGAACTCCATAGGTGACTCTGGTTGCCTAGACCAG gttgaaatatttcttcttggaTACTTACTTGAAGTGAAGATTAGAGTTTACAGACTGCATAGGTTTAATACTGAAGAATTTCAGGTAAACTACCCAGATGAGTACCGAAGGGAATGGAATGAGATTTCTCTCCTGACTGAGGATGACCGCTATTATCACATCCCTGTTATCAGAACGTGA
- the OTULINL gene encoding inactive ubiquitin thioesterase OTULINL isoform X2 yields MASTRRPPAGLRALAGSGRHEVQSWTRATKQSLCLMWQKVKIQLMLSMSFLVAVFWYCRRLYSFLAQLLKRWSDYLQRKLIKNHSVLAEVDLLGYSAREWKGETKQAKHMREAYNELFWNYHIKYLRQVKKDNYCVLRAVLFQILSQGIPFPSWMRERDILKLPEKLLYSQGCNWIQQYSFGPERYTGPNAFGKLRKCMETLKTNWIEISGTKDHEERGNLCNALFSDESKEHRLYEAIKFIMLYEVVEAYEQIKNREEPIPHLFSLLLARDTSSDPLSFMMNHLNSIGDSGCLDQVEIFLLGYLLEVKIRVYRLHRFNTEEFQVNYPDEYRREWNEISLLTEDDRYYHIPVIRT; encoded by the exons GAAGGCATGAGGTGCAGTCCTGGACAAGAGCTACCAAGCAATCCTTGTGTCTCATGTGgcaaaaagtgaaaatacagcTGATGCTAAGCATGTCTTTCCTCGTTGCTGTTTTTTGGTATTGCAGAAGGCTGTACAGCTTTTTAGCACAGCTCTTGAAACG GTGGAGCGACTACCTTCAAAGAAAACTCATAA AGAATCACAGTGTGTTGGCAGAAGTCGATCTACTTGGCTATAGCGCAAGAGAATGGAAAGGAGAAACCAAGCAGGCCAAACATATGAGGGAG GCATATAATGAATTGTTTTGGAACTATCATATCAAGTATCTGCGACAGGTCAAGAAGGACAACTATTGCGTGCTAAGAGCAGTACTTTTTCAAATACTCAGCCAAGGCATTCCTTTTCCATCATGGATGAGGGAGAGAGATATCTTAAAG ctcccTGAAAAGCTTTTGTATTCTCAAGGTTGCAACTGGATTCAGCAGTACAGTTTTGGTCCAGAAAGATATACAGGTCCCAATGCTTTTGGAAAATTACGCAAGTGCATGGAAACATTAAAGACAAAC TGGATTGAAATAAGTGGTACTAAAGATCACGAAGAAAGAGGAAACCTGTGTAACGCACTCTTTTCTGATGAGAGCAAGGAGCACAGACTATATGAGGCCATAAAATTCATCATGCTTTATGAAGTTGTTGAAGCCTATGAGCAGATAAAGAACAGGGAAGAACCCATACCCCATCTTTTTAGCCTCCTCCTTGCTCGGGATACTTCGTCTGACCCTTTGAGTTTCATGATGAATCATCTGAACTCCATAGGTGACTCTGGTTGCCTAGACCAG gttgaaatatttcttcttggaTACTTACTTGAAGTGAAGATTAGAGTTTACAGACTGCATAGGTTTAATACTGAAGAATTTCAGGTAAACTACCCAGATGAGTACCGAAGGGAATGGAATGAGATTTCTCTCCTGACTGAGGATGACCGCTATTATCACATCCCTGTTATCAGAACGTGA
- the OTULINL gene encoding inactive ubiquitin thioesterase OTULINL isoform X1 has product MQRRHDRIASKNRDQFAEQEKRSRINHSKRAVGRHEVQSWTRATKQSLCLMWQKVKIQLMLSMSFLVAVFWYCRRLYSFLAQLLKRWSDYLQRKLIKNHSVLAEVDLLGYSAREWKGETKQAKHMREAYNELFWNYHIKYLRQVKKDNYCVLRAVLFQILSQGIPFPSWMRERDILKLPEKLLYSQGCNWIQQYSFGPERYTGPNAFGKLRKCMETLKTNWIEISGTKDHEERGNLCNALFSDESKEHRLYEAIKFIMLYEVVEAYEQIKNREEPIPHLFSLLLARDTSSDPLSFMMNHLNSIGDSGCLDQVEIFLLGYLLEVKIRVYRLHRFNTEEFQVNYPDEYRREWNEISLLTEDDRYYHIPVIRT; this is encoded by the exons GAAGGCATGAGGTGCAGTCCTGGACAAGAGCTACCAAGCAATCCTTGTGTCTCATGTGgcaaaaagtgaaaatacagcTGATGCTAAGCATGTCTTTCCTCGTTGCTGTTTTTTGGTATTGCAGAAGGCTGTACAGCTTTTTAGCACAGCTCTTGAAACG GTGGAGCGACTACCTTCAAAGAAAACTCATAA AGAATCACAGTGTGTTGGCAGAAGTCGATCTACTTGGCTATAGCGCAAGAGAATGGAAAGGAGAAACCAAGCAGGCCAAACATATGAGGGAG GCATATAATGAATTGTTTTGGAACTATCATATCAAGTATCTGCGACAGGTCAAGAAGGACAACTATTGCGTGCTAAGAGCAGTACTTTTTCAAATACTCAGCCAAGGCATTCCTTTTCCATCATGGATGAGGGAGAGAGATATCTTAAAG ctcccTGAAAAGCTTTTGTATTCTCAAGGTTGCAACTGGATTCAGCAGTACAGTTTTGGTCCAGAAAGATATACAGGTCCCAATGCTTTTGGAAAATTACGCAAGTGCATGGAAACATTAAAGACAAAC TGGATTGAAATAAGTGGTACTAAAGATCACGAAGAAAGAGGAAACCTGTGTAACGCACTCTTTTCTGATGAGAGCAAGGAGCACAGACTATATGAGGCCATAAAATTCATCATGCTTTATGAAGTTGTTGAAGCCTATGAGCAGATAAAGAACAGGGAAGAACCCATACCCCATCTTTTTAGCCTCCTCCTTGCTCGGGATACTTCGTCTGACCCTTTGAGTTTCATGATGAATCATCTGAACTCCATAGGTGACTCTGGTTGCCTAGACCAG gttgaaatatttcttcttggaTACTTACTTGAAGTGAAGATTAGAGTTTACAGACTGCATAGGTTTAATACTGAAGAATTTCAGGTAAACTACCCAGATGAGTACCGAAGGGAATGGAATGAGATTTCTCTCCTGACTGAGGATGACCGCTATTATCACATCCCTGTTATCAGAACGTGA